TGACCAGCGCCACCGCCACCCCCGGCAGCGGCGCCGCCGGCTCGCCGCCGCCGGCGCCGCCCGAGGCCAGCCCGTACAGGGAACGGAACTGCCGCCCCGACACGGTCAGCCAGGTCACGTACGGCTGCCCGGAGGCGAAGACGTGCCGCACGCCCGTCGCCGTGTACTTGCCCTCGAACGGGAATCCGGCCCCCTTCACCGCGACCGGCCGGCCCGGCATCAGCCCCGGATTGCCGGTCACCGCCACCTCCAGCTCCGCGAACGAGCCCGCCACGTCGTCCGCGAGCGCCCGCGCCGCGTGCGTGACCTCGGGCGGGGTGGTGTACGGGGTCCGCGTCGCGTCCAGTTCGGCCTTCCCGAAGGCCGCCGTCAGCTGCGCCGCGGTGAGGTCCGCCACGATGTCCGGACTGGTGTCGGCCGGCGCCGGGGCGGCCAGCGGCCGCTTCGTCAGCATGTCCCAGCCGCGCACCGTCACCCGGCCGGCCTGGCCGGCGGAGGTCAGCGCCACCCGGCTCTGCAGGGTGTTGTGCCCGAACTCCAGCACGTACGGGCTCTGCCGCGCGGGCGTGCTGTCCGCGGGCGCGCCCGCCGCGGGCGCCAGCGGGGCGAAGTCGAGCTTTCCGTCCGGGTCGAACGAGAGCCGGACGTCGTTCTCGGCCGCCAGGCGGTTCAGGTAGTCCCAGTCGGTGATGCCGGGCTGCGTGGCCAGCTCGTAGACGGTGGGCGTGGCCGCCACCCGGCCCAGGACGAGCCCGCACTGGGCGGCGATGCGGCGCACGATGTCGGAGGCGGTCATCTGCGGATAGCCCACGACCCGCCGGTTGCGCAGCAGCCGGTGGCCGGGGTCGTAGCCGCGCAGCACCAGCCGGCGGCCCGCACCGGGCTCGGTGTCCACCTCCATCGCGGTGACCTCCCCGGTGAGCAGCGGGGTGCCGCGCACCCCGTCCGTGAACGGGCTGATCACGGCCTTGGAACCGACGGTGAGCTGCGGGTACAGCCGGGTCAGCGTGCCGTCGCCGTCGATGAAGGTCAGCTGGAAGGCGGACGGCACGTTCACGCTCGCGTCCACCCAGCCCTCGGTGAGCAGCGAGGCGAGCGGGTCCGGCAGGATCGATCCGCCCAACTGCACGTGGAGGAGGGTGGTGAAGGTGTTCTCGCTCATGCGGGACGCTCCGAGCCTGCGGGGAGAAGGAGTTCGGTTCCGGGACGCAGCCGCATCGGGTCGTCGATGCCGTTCGCCTCGGCGATGACCCGCCACCGGGTCGGATCGCCGTACTCGCGCCAGGACAGCGAGGCGAGCGTGTCACCGGCCACGGTGCGGTGCACGCGGCGGGCCGACAGGGCGCCCGAGGTGGGGTTCTGGCCCAGCACGGACGCCGGGATCTCGGTGAGGGCCAGGGCGCAGGTGGCGCGCAGCGGAGTCCCGTTGGGGCTGAACAGGGTGTAGGTGGCGCTCGCGCTGGTCACGTACGCGGTGAACTGGACCGTGCTGAACGACCCCCACGAGAACTTCACCCAGGGCGGCGACGGCGCCTCGGAGGCGATGCTCTGCTCGGTCACCTCGCAACAGGACAGCAGCAGTTCCACCTGGCGCTGGACCGTGCCGGAGCCGGGCGTGCCGGAGGCGTCGAGGAACACGTCCACGCCCATCCGGGCCGCGTCGACGCCGGTGAACTTGGGCGGCGCGCCCCGGGTGTAGGCCACCGCCGGTTCGGTGCGCCAGTGCGCGGACCGGGACAGCTGCAGCTGGCGCGGGTTGAACTGGAAGCGGACCTCGCCGATCAGGCCGCCGACGGCGCCGCCGAGCCGGGCGGGCGGCTGGTGGACGGCGAGGGAGGCGCGCGAGAGTCCGGCTGCGGCCCGCCCGCCCGTGGGGGCCGCCACCTCAGACCCCTCCGGCGTCGGTGAAGCCGTGGTGGGCGATCTCCAGGGTCTCGGTGGCCACGGAGGGGCTCGACGGGTTCAGCGTCGGCCCCGTCCAGCGCACCGGGAGCACCTCGACCAGGCCCCACTGGGCGACGACGGAGCCGTCGGCGCGCAGGGCGGCGATCTGCGCGGTGGGGCGGGTGATGCCGGTGGCCAGGGAGGAGATCCATGCGGCGACGCGCGCGGTGTCGGCGGTCAGGGGACGGGTGAGACGGATGGTGGAGAAGGTGACACGGGTCGGGAGTTGCCACACGAAGCCGTTGTTCCCGCCCTCGTGGTGCTGCTCGATCTCGACCTGGGAGGCGAGCCCGTCGCAGCCGTTGAACAGCCCGAGGTTCTGGCCGTCGATGCTCAGCTTGAAGAAGACGGTGGAGCCGGGGTCGGGGAGCGTGGGCATGCGGGACTCTCTGTTCGGGTGCGGGACGTCGGTCAGCGGTCGCGGAGGCGGCCGATGCGTTCGCGGTCGCCGCGGAGCTCGGCGCGCAGGAGGCGCGAGAGCGGGGCCAGCAGGCGGCGGGCGAGGGCGTCGAGATCGGCCTGGGTGGGTTGAGCGGGTTCGGGGGGACCGATCGGGGTGGAGGGGGTGGTGCGGCGGAGGGTGCGGAGGGGACGGGGGCGGGGGGTGCGGTTGGTGCGGGTGCGGGTGCGGGTGCGGTTGGTGAGGGTGTGGGCGGTGCGGGTGCGGGGGTGCTGACGGGTGGGGTGCCCGTGGGGGCGAGGCGTTGCAGAGGGACGGCCCGGGGCGGGGCCGCGGGTGCGGGTGACGGGTGCGGGTGCGCGGGGGCGGACGGGGTGCGCGGGTCGAGGGCGGCGAGCGGCAGGGGTGCGGTCCCGGCGGGTACGGCCGTGGCCCTGCGCAGCACGACGGCGCCCACCGGCCCGGCTCCCGGGGCCGGCTCCCGGGCGGGCCCCACCGGGGCGATGGGCCGGCCGGAGGCCAGCGGAGCCGCCACCGAGGGCGCCCGCTGCACCGGGGCCGCGGGGATCCGCACGGTGGGGAGGGGCGTGGGTGCGGGTGCGGGTGTGGGTGCCGGGACCGGTACGGGTGCGGGTACGGGTACGGACCGGGGCTCCGGTGCGGGGGCGTCCGGGGGTGCCGGTGCGGCCGGGGCCGGCTTGATCGGGGCGCCGATCAGCGGCCGGCGGGCCCGGGTGGACGGCTCCTCGGACACCGCGCGCTGGACCCGTCGTACGAGGGGCTTGCGTGTCCCCGTGCCCGGCGCCGGGGGAGGTGCGGGCACGGAGACGTCCGTACTCGTACCCGGGGGAGGAGCGAGTACGGAGTTCACGGGGGCGCCGACGGCCCGTACCGTCCGCGACGGC
Above is a window of Streptomyces subrutilus DNA encoding:
- a CDS encoding LysM peptidoglycan-binding domain-containing protein — protein: MAAPTGGRAAAGLSRASLAVHQPPARLGGAVGGLIGEVRFQFNPRQLQLSRSAHWRTEPAVAYTRGAPPKFTGVDAARMGVDVFLDASGTPGSGTVQRQVELLLSCCEVTEQSIASEAPSPPWVKFSWGSFSTVQFTAYVTSASATYTLFSPNGTPLRATCALALTEIPASVLGQNPTSGALSARRVHRTVAGDTLASLSWREYGDPTRWRVIAEANGIDDPMRLRPGTELLLPAGSERPA
- a CDS encoding phage tail protein, yielding MPTLPDPGSTVFFKLSIDGQNLGLFNGCDGLASQVEIEQHHEGGNNGFVWQLPTRVTFSTIRLTRPLTADTARVAAWISSLATGITRPTAQIAALRADGSVVAQWGLVEVLPVRWTGPTLNPSSPSVATETLEIAHHGFTDAGGV
- a CDS encoding VgrG-related protein — its product is MSENTFTTLLHVQLGGSILPDPLASLLTEGWVDASVNVPSAFQLTFIDGDGTLTRLYPQLTVGSKAVISPFTDGVRGTPLLTGEVTAMEVDTEPGAGRRLVLRGYDPGHRLLRNRRVVGYPQMTASDIVRRIAAQCGLVLGRVAATPTVYELATQPGITDWDYLNRLAAENDVRLSFDPDGKLDFAPLAPAAGAPADSTPARQSPYVLEFGHNTLQSRVALTSAGQAGRVTVRGWDMLTKRPLAAPAPADTSPDIVADLTAAQLTAAFGKAELDATRTPYTTPPEVTHAARALADDVAGSFAELEVAVTGNPGLMPGRPVAVKGAGFPFEGKYTATGVRHVFASGQPYVTWLTVSGRQFRSLYGLASGGAGGGEPAAPLPGVAVALVTNVKDPMGLGRVRLRFPWLSDTYESGWCRVAQFGGTGGGGLLLPDVNDEVLCAFDRGSLEHPYVLAGLYNGVDRATREPDGIPAVDPTAGRVNWRSLTARSGHTVELLEAGGAARASSGIRLQTGGGGLTVQLNEARTTLTISSDGTVTIHGARGVEVDSGGDLTLSATGALNLNAGRGLHLKAGLGMDVKTRLGVDVQTPGRVAVTAVGNVGITAATVSLMGVTTRNGLPF